ATCATTCAGACTACGAATGATAGATTCATTTAGTCAGCACGTTCCCTGACAGGTGAAAAACTCATGCGATGTATTTTTGAGGGGCCATAAGTGTCAAGCGCTCTCAAATGCTCTTTCGTTCCATAGCCCATATGGGATTTAAAACCATATTCAGGATACATTTCATCAAATTCCTTCATGAGCTCGTCCCTCGTCACTTTTGCTATCACAGACGCAGCAGCAATTGAAATGGACCTCGCATCTCCTTTAATCAAGTGTTCTTGTGGCAAATCAACCGGAAGCGTCATTGCGTCTACGAGAAGGAAGTCGACAGTGCATTGATCTCTCACTTCCTCCAGTGCGCGCATCATTGCAAGCTTCGAAGCTTCATAAATATTGATCCGGTCAATTTCTTGTGGAGTTGCCTCTCCCTTGCCGATAGCAATCGCTTGTTGTTCAATCAGTTGCGCGTATTCTTTTCGTTTTTTTTCAGAAAGCTTCTTCGAGTCAGTCAGACCTTTGAGAGAAATTAATGAAGGCAAAACCACACAAGCAGCCGTTACAGGGCCGCACAAAGGGCCTCTCCCCACTTCATCAATACCGGCAATCACTTGATAACCAGAACTGCGAGCCTCGTTCTCAAACGATTGCATCGCTTCGTATTCCTGATGCTCTTTCCTTTGACGTTCATATGCTTTCTCCCATTGTTGAATCAACTTTTGAACACCAATACGTTGATCTGTTCGAAGCGCTGACAGTCGTTCATCATCCGGCATCGAGATCACTGCAAGGAGTTCCTTTATTTCAGAGATTGTCATCGTTTTTACCTCTCTAAACTAGAAAATTGAAGAAGCTTCTTACATTTATATCGGTTAAATCAATCCGTCCTGAAGTCCTCTATTCAGCCAAAGAAATCGAAAAACTTCCAGATAGAATTATCCGGAAGTTTTTGGAGGGAATTCCAAAGTGATTCTGCCAAAATGACCGTTCCTGAAATCTCTGAAAATCAATTCTGAAACCCGTTCATAGTCAATTCGGCCACCTGCAATTAAAATACCTCTTTTATGACCGATCTGATCATACAGATCCTCGATTTTCTCAGGAATCGTTTCAAGTTGATACCTTTTCATCAGAAGCGTCTGATAATGCTCTCCTAAAAAACGAAGTAAATAGTCAGCACTTTCATCGTAATCAAAGATTTCCTCTTTAATCGCTCCTGTCAAAGCAAGCATCTGACCCACATTTGGATCTTCAAATTTAGGCCAAAGAATGCCTGGGGTGTCGAGCAGATCCAATTCTTTGTTCAGCTTAATCCATTGCTGCGCCTTCGTGACTCCCGGTTTGTCACCAATTTTTGTGATTCGTTTTCCTGCAAGGCGATTAATCACCGTCGATTTACCGGAATTCGGAATTCCGATAATCAATGCCCGGATCGAACGAGGTCTGATTCCTTTTCTTGCCCATTTCGCAAGTAAAGGTTCAGCCAGTTCTTTAACTTTAACTGGAATTTCACGGATCCCTTTCCCTTTTTGTGCATCAGCGAGAATTACCGCGTCACCTTTTTTTTCGAAATAATCAGCCCATAGGCGGTTGTATTCCGGGTCTGCCAAATCGGCTTTATTCAATATCATTAACCTGGGCTTTGAACTTGTCATTTCATCCACAAGAGGATTTCTTGAAGCCAGGGGTGCCCGCGCATCTGCGACTTCAATCACAACGTCAATCTGTTTTATCTTTTCCTGGACTTGCCGTCTTGCTTTCGCCATGTGTCCGGGATACCATTGTATGGTCATACTTCCACTCCCTGCTTTCCTAATCCACCAGCCTGAATTCCCCGACCGGCCAAAAAACCATATTTGCTTTGCCGATAATTTCATCTTCGTGTACAAGGCCGATATGCCGGCTGTCTTTACTGTGTTGCCGGTTATCACCCATCACAAAAAAGTGATCCTCCGGAACGGTATCATAACCAGTAATGTCCTCAAGAACAAAATCTCCAGTAAAAGGCGGATTTTCAGAAGCTGCCTTGTGATCATCGAGATAAGCTTCATCTACTGGGTTATCATTGACAAAAAGCGTATCTTCTTCATAACGGATTGTATCTCCTGGAATGCCAATCACCCGCTTAATATAATCTTTATTTTGCGGTGCATTGAAAACAATGATGTCAAAACGATCGGGTTCAGAAATATTATAGCCGATTTTGTTTACGATCATCCGGTCATTATGTTCAAGCGTCGGCATCATCGACTGGCCGTCCACAACAATTGGGGCAAAGAAAAAACTGCGAATGACAATAGCCAATATCAAAGCTACCGCTACCGCTTTTACCCATTCCCATGATTCTGATTTTGCCACCGGACATCATTCCTTTTCAAAAACTTTTATACTGATGTTTCTTATGTATTCTATCACATTTTTGGAAAGAAAGCTGTTGTAAAGTATGGCTCTCTGTAAACGGAATGGTCTGAAAAATTGACTGACTGCAAACATCACCTTGCAATAAATCTCCTGAAAAGTGCAAAAAAGGATCTGCACAAAGACAGATCCTTTTCGTACTTTATCTCGCTCTTTCTTTGATTCGTGCTGCTTTTCCACGAAGTGCACGCAGATAGTAAAGCTTCGCACGACGTACCTTACCTTTACGCATAACCTCGATTTTATCGAGTCGCGGTGAGTGTACAGGGAATGTACGCTCGACGCCTACACCGTAAGACACCTTACGAACAGTGAACGTTTCACTGATTCCGGTTCCGCGTCGCTTGATGACAACACCTTCAAATACCTGGATACGTTCGCGTGTTCCCTCGACAACTTTAACGTGGGCCCGGACAGTATCACCGGCACGGAATTGAGGTAAATCCGTTTTCAGTTGCTCTTTCGTCATATCTCTGATTAGTTGTTCCATTCTGTTCGCCTCCTTCCTGCAGACCTTCATGTCAAACCTTTCATGACAGCGGAACATCTTGATCGGGCACTAAAGCCACAAAGATTATCTTATCATAACTTTCCCTCTCCGACAAGCGGGTATAAAGAATTTAAGACGATTCCTTTTCGTTTTTTAAGTTTTGTAAAA
This Salisediminibacterium beveridgei DNA region includes the following protein-coding sequences:
- a CDS encoding ribonuclease HII; amino-acid sequence: MTISEIKELLAVISMPDDERLSALRTDQRIGVQKLIQQWEKAYERQRKEHQEYEAMQSFENEARSSGYQVIAGIDEVGRGPLCGPVTAACVVLPSLISLKGLTDSKKLSEKKRKEYAQLIEQQAIAIGKGEATPQEIDRINIYEASKLAMMRALEEVRDQCTVDFLLVDAMTLPVDLPQEHLIKGDARSISIAAASVIAKVTRDELMKEFDEMYPEYGFKSHMGYGTKEHLRALDTYGPSKIHRMSFSPVRERAD
- the ylqF gene encoding ribosome biogenesis GTPase YlqF; translation: MTIQWYPGHMAKARRQVQEKIKQIDVVIEVADARAPLASRNPLVDEMTSSKPRLMILNKADLADPEYNRLWADYFEKKGDAVILADAQKGKGIREIPVKVKELAEPLLAKWARKGIRPRSIRALIIGIPNSGKSTVINRLAGKRITKIGDKPGVTKAQQWIKLNKELDLLDTPGILWPKFEDPNVGQMLALTGAIKEEIFDYDESADYLLRFLGEHYQTLLMKRYQLETIPEKIEDLYDQIGHKRGILIAGGRIDYERVSELIFRDFRNGHFGRITLEFPPKTSG
- the lepB gene encoding signal peptidase I — protein: MAKSESWEWVKAVAVALILAIVIRSFFFAPIVVDGQSMMPTLEHNDRMIVNKIGYNISEPDRFDIIVFNAPQNKDYIKRVIGIPGDTIRYEEDTLFVNDNPVDEAYLDDHKAASENPPFTGDFVLEDITGYDTVPEDHFFVMGDNRQHSKDSRHIGLVHEDEIIGKANMVFWPVGEFRLVD
- the rplS gene encoding 50S ribosomal protein L19, which translates into the protein MEQLIRDMTKEQLKTDLPQFRAGDTVRAHVKVVEGTRERIQVFEGVVIKRRGTGISETFTVRKVSYGVGVERTFPVHSPRLDKIEVMRKGKVRRAKLYYLRALRGKAARIKERAR